DNA from Lactococcus sp. S-13:
AAATTAATTTCACTCAAGAGAATTTTAAATTTATAAGAAATTTAAACTTTTTAGCTAATGAGTTTATAGCAGTTGCAGTGAAAAATTTTTCAAATTATTATACTGTTATAACACTGAGTAGATTTGAAAATCAGATAACAGGTTGCGGTATATCTTGTAGTGATTCTATAGAGACTGCTCTTAACAATGCTTTAGTTGAAAATAAGTTGATTGAATGGCAGAATTTCAAAAACAATGCCTCAAAATTTTATGATTATACATCTAAACATATTGTTGAAATAAGTCAATTTATAGATTTAAAATTCAATTTAGAAAAAAGTTATACTTGTAACACAAAAGTTGATTTCTTAGGAGATAAAGATATAATTTTGAGAGAAGATATTTTGACGCCTGAGATAATATTATTAAATAATAGACTAGGGAAAAGTAAAACAATAAAGATTGTCTCTAAATATTTTTTAAATTGTATCCCATCAAAAGAATTTATAGAATTATCAAAGGGTCAAGGAATTTTACAAGACATTAATATTAACTTGAAGGATTTCCAAGTAGATTGTTTTATAGTATAGGAGAAAAGTATGAAAGGATTTTTATTAAATGATGCAAGAATATTTTCACAGAAAGGTTTATTTTTGAATCATCATTTTAATAATTATATGGTTAGAGAAGACAAACAATATGTTAAATCTTATGAAGTGGGTTTCAATGCAAGAGCTTCAAACCTGAAAAAAGTTTTTGGAGAATTTTTTGAAAGAGAAGTTTTGATAAATAGTAACGATTCACAAAACAGTGAAGCTGTTGTTAATTATTTATCTGAAAATAATTCTAAATACCTCGCTAAAGGAATATTTATCTCTAAAGATAGATTTGTTGATTCTAATGGTATGGCTTCTCACACTAACTCAAAAGAAGTAATTAAAACGGCTTTTTTTGAGTTTTTTGAAAGACAGTCATTTTTAACAAACTTTCTTTCGCAAACTGCAGTCCCAAGGCTTTTGTTTGATAATGAAGAATCACTCATTATAGCAGATAACTATTTAAAAAATTATGTTGATAAAATAAACTACTATGATGTATCATTAGATCGCTCTTTACATGTTGTACTTTGCATTGGATATGGTTCAAAAAAATGTATTGGGTTAGGTACTTCTACTGAAATTAAAGAAGCAATTAAAAAAAGTCAGATAGAGGCACTACAATACTTTGCTCAAGATATAAGTAAATTTAATTCTAAGGATATGTTAGATAGTTTATCCCAGGATAAAAATGATTTTTACCACGAAAAATTTGACCAATTGTCTGTAGAGGATTTTATAAAAAACTATAGCTATTTACTTCATAATAACTTACTATCTAAGCAGGTAATGGACCAAGAAAATAGTTTCGTTCTTCCAGACTTTTTAGAGAAAATAAAAAAAGACTTTAATATAAATCCTGTAATTGTTATGTTTGAGTCTGATCAAACCATTCCACATCTAAAAATTGTAAAAATATATGATGAAAATTGGTTTCCTCATATGAATCCTAATTTTTATAACAAAGAAGTTTATAAATTTGTATCCAAATCAATAAATAAAGATTTATTGACTTCAATAAAATATATTCCATTTCCTTAATAAAATGAAAGAGAGGTTAATATGTCAGAAGTAATAACACTTTTCCGTTTAAATATATTACTACTATTGAAAGATAAAGTATCACTAGTTTGGTCTCTGTTGCTACCTACTATAATGCTATTTATAAACAGTAAAGAGATTACATCAATTAATAATTTATCTTATTGGTGGATTTATATTGTTTTTAATTCATTTATCTATGGGGTAGGTGTTTTTGCTCTACAGGAGAAAGATTCAGGAGCACTATCCATAATATTCTCAATAAAATGGATTCCCAAACAATTTTTTTTCGGACTGCTATTGACTCAGATACTATATAGTTTGTTTTGTTTAGCATTATTCAATATCATTCCAGTAGTTATGTTTAACTTTAATTACATAGAATTAATGTTTTTTTCACTTTTGGCAATTTTGATTACGATTCCAGTAGCATTTGTTGGATACAATATCACATATTTTAAAAATCTATATGCTTCAACAATCAGCTCAATTTGTAATATCTTGGTTTTTCTGTGTTTTATTATAATTAATGTAAGAACACCTTTTAATTTTATCAATCCCTTTTTAATTATAGGGAATGAATTAGGAAATTTTATGGATGGAAAAATTAACCTTATATATATAATCATAAGTCTGCTCTTAATAGTAATCAGTTTACCAAGTATTATTTATTTTAAGCCATTATCCAACGAAAGTAGGTGACTATTGTGATATCAGTCGAGAATTTGTACATAAAGGAAATTGATAGAACTATAAGTGTAAAATTTAGCAAAGGAATAAATTTTTTAAAAGGATCAAATGGAAGTGGCAAGACTTTGTTGTTAGACTATCTTAGTGGTTTAAGAAAATTGAAGAATAAAAAGAATATAAAAAATCAAAATAGTAACGTCTATATGAGACAAAATTTTTCTTTTTATACTAAGATTACAGCTTATGAATTTATAAATTTTATTGAAAAATTGAATGGCTATTCAGTTCAACATTTTTTTGATTTTTTAGAAGAATATGTACCAAACTATGATTTTAATTTATATAAAGCTAAAAAATTGGGATTACTCTCAGGTGGTGAGAGAAGATACCTATATATATTAGCTATATTGAGCATCGAACGAGATTTATACATATTAGATGAACCATTTTCAAATATTGATCAAGAAACAAAAGAACAACTCATAAAATTAATTGAAAAAATTCATTATAAGAAGAATTCAAATTTTATAATTACCTCACACGAATTACTTACTTTTGAGAATATGAACGTTTTTGAATTTAAAGATATTAGTTCAGCTGGTAAGATATAAAAAATGTTGAATAAAAATAATAAAATGATTAAAATGAAAGAGTAAACAAAACACAAATTATTATAATCATAATGGTATTTGGGGATTAGAATGGCAATAAAAAAAGTTGTAAATACTGCTTTTGTTATAACTGCTTTAGGTTTTTCGTTTTTTACATTTTTCACTTCTGACCAAAAATTTTTAATTATCAAATCTTTTTTGGCACTACTTTTGATGGTTTTAGCGGTTCTGTTGCAAAGTTTTAAATAAAGAATAAAATCCCTTACGGTATCTATAATTTAAGCTGGGATTCCCAATAATACCTTGATTTCAGTACAGACCGAAAACCCGAAGAGAGTGCCTTCTTTTCGGGTTTTCTTATATAATCCTCGGATGGCTTCCATGCCTTTAATCGTGGGTGAGGCAGTGCGTAAACTTCGATAGAATTTATTGCGTCTCTTTACTGGACGATGGTCTTGTTCAATCAAATTATTCAGGTATTTAATGGTACGATGTTCTGTCCCTTGATAAAAGCCGTATTCTTTTAGTTTCTTAAAGGCACTTGTAATAGAGGGGGCTTTATCTGTGACTACAACCTTCGGTTCATCAAACTGCTTCACTAACCGCTTAAGAAAAGCATAGGCTGCTTGTGTGTCCCGTTTTTTACGTAACCAAATATCCAAGGTTAAACCATCTGCATCGATGGCTCGATACAAATAATGCCATTTTCCTTTAATTTTGATGTACGTTTCATCCATTTTCCATGAATAAAAGGATTTTTTATTTTTCTTTTTCCAAATTTGATAGAGTAGTTTGCCATATTCTTGCACCCAACGATAAATCGTCGTATGAGAAACGTTAATGCCACGATCATATAAGATTTCTTGAACTTCACGATAGCTAAGGTTATAACGAAGATAGTAGCCCACGGCTACAATAATCACATCCTGCTGAAATTGCTTTCCTTTAAAATGATTCATCGTCATTCCTCCTGCTATCTTTTTCTATTATTCTACCTTATTTGATAGTAGATTTAAAACTTTGCAACAGAACCCTTTATCCTAAATCTACGCTATAGGTAGACTTAGGATAAAGAAAGTTATACGTAACAAACCCAAAAAGGCGCTAAAGTCTAACCTGCTTCGGCGTCTTTTTACTTTTTATCCTTAATCATTGACACTCACATTTTGAATATGTTATAATAAGTTTGTAGTCGGAAGTGCGACTAACGACTTTCAGGTTTAAGGAGGTAATATGGACATTAAAGATGTAATGACAACAAGAGAGCTTGCAGAAGCATTGAATCTAAATCAAGCTTATGTTTTGAGAAGAGCCAAGGAGGAGTTGGAAATGAATGTTGATTACAGAAGTACTGGGAAACGGAGTTATATATTTGCTCCATCTGCTTATGAAAAAATGAAAGTTAAAGCAATCCCAAAACTGGTAAAAGCAGCGATGTTGCCCAATTTGCGTATATACTTAGAATTTGATAATGGTGAAAGTCGTTATTTAAGTTCTCAGTTAGAACAAGATTATTTTAAAAATATTAAGAAGATAAGAAACTGGGCAGTGGGATTTAATATGATTCCAACGATCTCATGGCAAGGAACTGAGTCATCAATTGATGAGAATGGTAATTTAAAAATAGCTGGTAAGACTTATACAAGCCAAGAGCTTTATGAAAAAAGCACTCATCATATTTGAAATGATACTCCTTGAACAATTATCAAATAACTAGACGTATCCCCCCTCAAGACTTATGAGGGGTTTTCTTTTACTCTCAAAGAATTTACATCAATAATGAGATATAAAAAGAAAAAAACTCATAACGGTTAAGTTATGAGCTGATATACTTCTGTCCATCTATTTAATAATAACTATGATATCTTTGCCCAAAAGAATGATTAAAAATATTTTATCAAGTTTACTAATGCCTCTTCATCCAAAAGTTCAGTAAATTCATTTTTATATTTTCTGATATAAGGCGCAAAAGTCTTGTATAACTCTAATTGAGCTTTCTCTAGGGTAGTTTGAGATATTTCTAATTTTTTTTGAGCCTTATGAACTTTAAACTCTGCAATATCAAAGAGAACATTTTCTTCAGTTTGTATTTTCTGTTTCTCTATCAAAGTTTTTGTTTTATTCACAAGAAGATATAATACTTCTGGCTCTCTCACCATAAGTTCCATAAAATTTTCTTCTAGGGGCTCTCTGTTATTAGAGCAAATTATACTAGTCATATTTTATCCTTTTTTCAAACAAATTATTGATATTTACCTGTATAAGGAAGAGAAGGTGACATCAAAAAATTATAATTACTAACCTGATCTTGATGAGTAAAGAAAGCACGATTTCGCTCGGTTAACATGATATTTGTAGGAACAGTTTCTTCAAATTGAATTAAATAAGTCGGTTTGCCTTGTGCAATCGCATAGCCTAACTCCCAAGCAGTACCAGAATCTGCATCTTGTCCATCAAAATCAGTAATAGCCACAATGACATCCGCCTTTTCCACTTCCTTAATGTCATTTTCCATGGTCACTTTTGCCCATTCAGGTGTAAATTCTGCCACATCATCTGCTAATTCTTCTGGTCTTTGACAACGCATCGGACTAAAAAAAGAAGAAACAGTCTCATTACTATTTAAGGCATTTTCAAGAAGTTCAACCTTTTTTATTTGCTTATCACTAAAAAATGGTCCCGCCAAATAAACTTTTACTGGCTCATTAAACAAGTTGTTCATATTTTAAATCTCCTAATAGTTTTATAGCTTCATCTGTTGTTTCTACGAGGTGCATCACTTCAACAACTTCCAAACTTAACATCTCTTCTTCAATTTGAACCTTAATCATTTCAAACAAAGAACGGTAAAAATCTTTCCCAATAAAGATAACAGGTCGTATAGATGTTTGCCCAATTGACATTTCAGTCAATAATTGAAAAGCTTCTTCCATTGTTCCAAAACCTCCAGGAAGAATAATGAAAGCTTCACCTAAATCTATTAATTTTCGCTTGCGCTCATCCATTGTTTTAGCCATGTATAACTCTGTCGCATCTTGTCTAGGTGGTTCTAGAGGGAGTATGCCATCAGGGTAAACAGCAATAACCTCTCCATTATTTTTTAGAACCGCATCAGAAACAACCCCCATACAGCCCTCTTGGGACCCGCCATAGACAAGGCGATGCCCAGATTGAGTTAAGAGCTCCCCTAAATGTTGACTTCTTGTACGATGTATTGGATTTTTTCCATCTCGAGCTGATAAAAATACTGTAACATTCATGTTTAATTCTCCCGTTCAATTTCTTTTAGCTTTTCTTTAATTTGTTCCAAGACCAAATTTCTTGCTTTTTCGTTTTCTACAAAATCATATTGATCCCCATCAATTTGAATTTTAGGGCAGACGTCAAATGATTCAAACCATTCTTCATATCTTCGATTAAGTTCTTGGTAGTAGTGATATAAACTTGGATCATATTCCAACTGCTCAAATACTCGTCCTCGTTTTTTTATTCGCTCTAACATTTTGTCAAAAGAAACACTCACATGGATCAACAAATCTGGACGTTTTTTAAATTTGAGCGTATCAATTTCCTCAAGCATATTTTCTAATAATGAATCATAAACTTCAACTTCGATATCTGTTGCTCGCCCCAAATCTGCATTGAGGTGAAAAAGTAAACTATCCTCATAAATTGAGCGATCAAGAACATTATTGTTATTTGATAAAGCTTTCTTAATTGAATCAAAACGTTTATTTAAAAAATAAATTTGAAGTAAAAAAGCATATTTCTCTGGATCTTTATAAAAAAGCGGAAGCACCTCGTTGTCATCAACGCTCTCATAAAAAGCTTCCGTATTCAATTCTTCAGATAACATTTCTGTAAGTGAACTTTTCCCAGCTCCAATTGTTCCTGCTAATACTAACACTGTCATCTTATCCTTCCTGACTATATACTTATTCTGCAACCCTGTAATTACAGATATTGTTCTTTGTATAATGAATGCAACTGTGCTCATTATATGAATCAAGCACATTTAATAGCCCATCTCCAAAAACTATATGTTGTGTCTAAAACGTTATTTATTATAACACAACACAATATATAGTGACGCTTTCAAACTACAAAAATGTAAAACTTTTTTTACATTTTTGCTTTAAGCGTTGTTACGTCTGCTTTTTTGGGACTTGGAAAATTTAAAGAAATTATAGCCTATAAATATCATTCTTATCTCATAAAACTTCAGCTTAATTTGTATATTGTTCCGTTTTAACAAAAACCAAAAACAAAAAACTGCCAGATTACACAGCTCTAGCAGCTCTTATATAAAATTTTTAGTAGAATGTTAACCCTAAAAATTTTTAAACCCTATTTATATTTTCTAATTCCTCAGAAAGTATCCATTTTTGGTAAAGGGGATGCACTCATCACTTGAACATAAGTCTCCAAAAGACTTTGAAAAATATAATTCTTAAATGCTCTTAACTTCGTGTCTCATTTTTTGTTGACTTTCCACTTGCAAAGTTTTTTTGTAGGTGCTGCGAAACGAAATGTTGCCTTCTCTTTTTATCGTGCTTTCCTTTAACTTTTAATCGCTACACTTAAATTTTTAAATAAAGTGTAGGGTGAGTTCTTCTTTACTAAATTTTGATTTATGATATAATTAGATTATAAAAAGGACTTGCGCTAACAAGTCCTAATGTAGCCGTTTTAAGAACGGTAGCACATATCAATTCAAAAAAATGATCGATTACCTGCTAAGTAGAACGGTCATTTTTTGTTATTCGTATTTGTAACAAGAACCATCAAGGTCGCAAAAGCAATCATGAGACTCAATGCCTGAAATACAGTCAAAAAATTTTCGCCTTTCATGTTTTGTGAGGTCTGCTCACGAAAAAATCATAAGCACCACCTCCAATCAGGCTACCGTTCATAAACTCTACCTCATTATTATAGCAAAAAAACCCTTCGCAAGCCATCATGACTAGCGAAGGGTTTTCATTTTATTCTCAAAGAAATTACATCTCCAATTCATCAGATTTATCATAATCATTCGTCACATCACGAGCTGTTCCAGAACGCTCAGCTTCGAGACTTTCTTTCAAATCATTGTATCGTTCCATCTTTTCTTTATACTCTTCTTCTTTTGGATAAGGAGCATTTTCTGCTTCTTCAATTTTGATGATTGCGGTTCTAAGGCGGTCAATTTCATTTAACGTGTTTTCAAAATCACGTGCAATTCCTTCTGGAGCTATACTATAAAAGTAGACACAAATTAGTGTGTTATAATCTGTCTAAGAAGACACAAAAATGAAAGGACTTTTATGTCAGGCTTTAAACGTTATGACGAGGAATTTAAGCAATCTCTCGTTAATCTCTACCAAACAGGTAAAACTCAATCCGAACTCTGTAAAGACTATGGAGTCTCCCCTTCTGCACTTGCAAAATGGATCAAGCAGTACTCTCAAGTTCGTCTTGAAGATAATACGGTCTTGACTGCTAAACAGATTCAAGAATTACAAAAAAGGAATGCCCAACTCGAAGAAGAAAATCTTATCTTAAAAAAAGCGAGTGCCATATTCATGCAAAACTCCAAGTGAGACTAAAAGCCATCTATCGACTCCGATTTGAACACACGACAGTTATGCTCTGTCGTGTTTTACATGTCAATCGTTCCACCTACTATAACTTCATAAACAAGAAGCCCTCAAAACGTGAAATAGAAAATCAATGCTTGAGAAAATTACTCCTTGAGATTTATATGAAAGCCAAGAAAAGAATTGGAACGAGAGCTTTTAAAATCATTCTCCTGCGTGATTATGGCGTTAATATTTCTGAGGGGCGTATCTTAAGACTTCTCAAGTCTATGACACTCCCTAAAATGTCAACGATTAAACCTCGAGTTAAATCAAAACACTCTCCTGCATTTTCTTCTGATAATCTCCTTAAACAAGAATTTAATCCGAAGTCACCCAATCAAGTATGGACAACTGATTTCACTTATATTTCTATAGGACATAGACGGCATGTTTATCTCTGCGTCATCCTTGACCTCTACTCTAGAAAATGTATTGCTTGGAAAGTAAGTGACAGGATTGATGCTAAACTTGCCTGTGACACATTAGAGATGGC
Protein-coding regions in this window:
- a CDS encoding YcaO-like family protein is translated as MKGFLLNDARIFSQKGLFLNHHFNNYMVREDKQYVKSYEVGFNARASNLKKVFGEFFEREVLINSNDSQNSEAVVNYLSENNSKYLAKGIFISKDRFVDSNGMASHTNSKEVIKTAFFEFFERQSFLTNFLSQTAVPRLLFDNEESLIIADNYLKNYVDKINYYDVSLDRSLHVVLCIGYGSKKCIGLGTSTEIKEAIKKSQIEALQYFAQDISKFNSKDMLDSLSQDKNDFYHEKFDQLSVEDFIKNYSYLLHNNLLSKQVMDQENSFVLPDFLEKIKKDFNINPVIVMFESDQTIPHLKIVKIYDENWFPHMNPNFYNKEVYKFVSKSINKDLLTSIKYIPFP
- a CDS encoding nucleoside 2-deoxyribosyltransferase; translation: MNNLFNEPVKVYLAGPFFSDKQIKKVELLENALNSNETVSSFFSPMRCQRPEELADDVAEFTPEWAKVTMENDIKEVEKADVIVAITDFDGQDADSGTAWELGYAIAQGKPTYLIQFEETVPTNIMLTERNRAFFTHQDQVSNYNFLMSPSLPYTGKYQ
- a CDS encoding IS6-like element IS1216 family transposase → MNHFKGKQFQQDVIIVAVGYYLRYNLSYREVQEILYDRGINVSHTTIYRWVQEYGKLLYQIWKKKNKKSFYSWKMDETYIKIKGKWHYLYRAIDADGLTLDIWLRKKRDTQAAYAFLKRLVKQFDEPKVVVTDKAPSITSAFKKLKEYGFYQGTEHRTIKYLNNLIEQDHRPVKRRNKFYRSLRTASPTIKGMEAIRGLYKKTRKEGTLFGFSVCTEIKVLLGIPA
- a CDS encoding putative holin-like toxin, encoding MKGENFLTVFQALSLMIAFATLMVLVTNTNNKK
- a CDS encoding LOG family protein; amino-acid sequence: MNVTVFLSARDGKNPIHRTRSQHLGELLTQSGHRLVYGGSQEGCMGVVSDAVLKNNGEVIAVYPDGILPLEPPRQDATELYMAKTMDERKRKLIDLGEAFIILPGGFGTMEEAFQLLTEMSIGQTSIRPVIFIGKDFYRSLFEMIKVQIEEEMLSLEVVEVMHLVETTDEAIKLLGDLKYEQLV
- a CDS encoding ATP-binding cassette domain-containing protein, with the translated sequence MISVENLYIKEIDRTISVKFSKGINFLKGSNGSGKTLLLDYLSGLRKLKNKKNIKNQNSNVYMRQNFSFYTKITAYEFINFIEKLNGYSVQHFFDFLEEYVPNYDFNLYKAKKLGLLSGGERRYLYILAILSIERDLYILDEPFSNIDQETKEQLIKLIEKIHYKKNSNFIITSHELLTFENMNVFEFKDISSAGKI
- a CDS encoding deoxynucleoside kinase, whose protein sequence is MTVLVLAGTIGAGKSSLTEMLSEELNTEAFYESVDDNEVLPLFYKDPEKYAFLLQIYFLNKRFDSIKKALSNNNNVLDRSIYEDSLLFHLNADLGRATDIEVEVYDSLLENMLEEIDTLKFKKRPDLLIHVSVSFDKMLERIKKRGRVFEQLEYDPSLYHYYQELNRRYEEWFESFDVCPKIQIDGDQYDFVENEKARNLVLEQIKEKLKEIEREN